From Gottschalkia purinilytica, one genomic window encodes:
- a CDS encoding NAD(P)H-hydrate dehydratase: MIKGIGIDIIEVDRVKKAFNRNKDFLKRIFTFSEIEYIQSRNNNINTIAGLFSAKEAVSKALGTGIRDFKWTDIEIYHDELGKPMVDLKDNAKKIAEAKGEYNLVLSISHDKTNAISVAIFEEDKRHYRQVSKINEDIMYLGNSLDSLKIIDKKLVENMIPKRKKESHKGTYGRVGIIGGSKGMSGSAYLSCKSALRSGSGLVYAIVPETISDIISIKSTETIVIPINDSGKGHFTDNSIDEVISQIRDMDVIAIGSGIGVDSYRIELVRKVLRSTDIPVVIDADGINCISKERDILKNRKGVTIITPHPGELSRLLDVSISDIQTNRIKYSKLASKEYNVITVLKGNNTIVCDSHNVYINTTGNPGMATAGSGDVLTGIIASFLGQKFDPIKSSILAVYIHGLSGDISALQKGEYGTIATDILENIPYAIKEISL; encoded by the coding sequence ATGATAAAAGGTATAGGAATAGATATTATAGAAGTAGATAGAGTAAAAAAAGCATTTAATAGAAATAAAGATTTTCTAAAAAGAATATTTACTTTTTCAGAGATAGAATATATACAGAGTAGAAATAATAATATAAATACTATAGCAGGCTTATTTTCAGCTAAAGAAGCAGTAAGTAAAGCTCTAGGAACGGGAATAAGAGATTTTAAGTGGACTGATATTGAAATATATCATGATGAGCTTGGAAAGCCTATGGTTGATTTAAAAGATAATGCTAAAAAAATTGCAGAAGCCAAAGGAGAGTATAACTTAGTATTATCTATTAGTCATGATAAAACTAATGCTATATCAGTAGCAATATTTGAGGAAGACAAAAGACACTATAGACAAGTATCGAAAATAAATGAAGATATTATGTACTTAGGTAATAGCTTAGATTCTTTAAAAATAATAGATAAGAAACTAGTAGAGAACATGATTCCAAAGAGAAAAAAAGAAAGTCACAAAGGAACTTATGGAAGAGTTGGCATAATAGGTGGAAGTAAAGGGATGAGTGGTTCTGCATATTTATCATGTAAGTCTGCACTAAGATCAGGAAGTGGGCTAGTATACGCTATTGTGCCTGAAACTATAAGTGATATAATTTCAATAAAATCTACAGAAACTATAGTTATTCCTATAAATGACTCAGGAAAAGGTCATTTTACAGATAACTCGATAGATGAAGTTATATCACAAATTAGAGATATGGATGTAATAGCTATAGGATCTGGAATTGGAGTAGATAGTTATAGAATAGAACTTGTAAGAAAAGTATTAAGATCTACAGATATACCTGTTGTAATAGATGCAGATGGTATAAACTGTATATCTAAAGAAAGAGATATATTAAAAAATCGAAAAGGAGTAACTATTATAACACCTCATCCAGGAGAACTTTCAAGACTACTAGATGTTAGTATATCAGACATTCAAACAAATAGAATAAAGTATAGTAAATTAGCAAGTAAAGAATATAATGTTATAACTGTTTTAAAAGGAAATAATACAATTGTCTGTGATAGCCATAATGTCTATATAAATACTACAGGAAACCCTGGAATGGCTACAGCAGGAAGTGGAGATGTACTTACAGGCATAATAGCTAGCTTTTTAGGACAGAAATTTGACCCTATTAAATCTTCAATATTAGCAGTGTATATACATGGACTATCAGGCGATATTTCGGCATTGCAAAAAGGAGAATATGGAACTATAGCTACAGACATACTTGAAAATATACCTTATGCCATTAAAGAAATCAGTTTATAA
- a CDS encoding CopG family ribbon-helix-helix protein, protein MAETKRIIISLPNSLLEEVDGIVSIEKKNRSEFIREAMKLYLRERKKIQIKERMKSGYREMSQINMALAELGLAEDIRELGIYEATLTGCEKL, encoded by the coding sequence ATGGCCGAAACAAAGAGAATAATTATTAGCTTACCTAACAGTTTGCTAGAAGAGGTTGATGGAATAGTGTCTATAGAAAAGAAGAACAGAAGTGAATTTATACGAGAGGCCATGAAGTTATATTTAAGAGAGCGAAAGAAAATCCAGATAAAAGAAAGAATGAAAAGTGGATATAGAGAAATGAGCCAGATTAATATGGCTTTAGCTGAGTTAGGCTTAGCCGAAGATATAAGGGAATTAGGAATATATGAAGCTACTTTGACAGGGTGTGAAAAATTGTGA
- a CDS encoding type II toxin-antitoxin system PemK/MazF family toxin, with protein MIVKRGDIFYADLSPVIGSEQGGVRPVLVIQNDIGNKYSPTIIVCAITSQINKAKLPTHVEITAPDFGLPKDSVVLLEQIRTIDKKRLREKIGHFDEDMMEKVDECLKISIGMINL; from the coding sequence GTGATAGTGAAGAGAGGAGATATATTTTATGCAGATTTAAGTCCTGTTATAGGCTCAGAACAGGGCGGTGTTAGACCTGTATTAGTTATTCAAAATGATATAGGAAATAAATATAGTCCTACTATTATAGTTTGCGCTATAACATCTCAGATAAACAAAGCTAAGCTTCCAACACATGTTGAAATTACTGCTCCAGACTTTGGATTACCAAAGGATTCTGTAGTATTGTTAGAACAAATAAGAACTATAGATAAAAAAAGACTAAGAGAAAAGATCGGTCACTTTGATGAAGATATGATGGAAAAAGTTGATGAATGCTTGAAAATAAGTATAGGTATGATAAATCTTTAA
- the glnA gene encoding type I glutamate--ammonia ligase: MNLSLKSREEQIVHIKELIKERDVKFIVLQLADIQGTAKSITLPVNQLNKIIDNEVMFDGSSIDGFARIEESDMYLYPDLSTFVILPWKTHNGTTVARLICDVYMPDGGYFEGCPRYVLRRALEKAKEMGYSFYVGPEPEFYIFNKDEKGEPVLENNDKAGYFDMAPLDKGEDVREVISTALEGLGFEVEASHHECGPGQHEIDFKYADALSTADNIITFRYVVRKIADDLGLLASFMPKPVEGIAGSGMHLNMSLFKGDKNIFFDPDAKNQLSDEAVYFVGGLLKHAKGLTAITNPLVNSYKRLVPGYEAPVYIAWSHQNRSPLVRIPAKRGLSTRVELRNPDPACNPYLALATVLMAGLDGIENKIEPPKSVNKNIYAMDLDERLEKDIQALPMSLYEAIKELMNDDIVKDALGKHVTEKFISGKLKEWNSYREKVHKWEIDEYLRGY, from the coding sequence ATGAATTTAAGCCTAAAAAGCAGGGAAGAGCAAATCGTTCATATCAAAGAACTAATTAAGGAACGTGATGTAAAATTTATAGTTTTACAATTAGCAGATATACAAGGTACAGCTAAGAGTATAACTCTGCCAGTTAATCAGCTAAATAAAATAATAGATAATGAAGTAATGTTTGACGGATCTTCAATAGATGGATTTGCACGTATAGAAGAATCAGATATGTATCTATATCCTGATTTATCAACTTTTGTAATATTACCGTGGAAAACTCACAATGGAACTACAGTTGCAAGACTTATTTGTGATGTGTACATGCCAGATGGCGGTTATTTTGAAGGTTGTCCAAGATATGTTTTAAGAAGAGCTTTAGAAAAAGCTAAAGAAATGGGATATTCATTCTATGTTGGACCAGAACCAGAGTTTTATATATTTAATAAGGATGAAAAAGGTGAGCCGGTTTTAGAAAATAACGATAAAGCAGGATATTTTGATATGGCTCCATTAGATAAAGGAGAAGATGTAAGAGAAGTTATATCTACTGCTCTTGAAGGTTTAGGTTTTGAGGTAGAGGCTTCTCATCATGAGTGTGGACCGGGACAACATGAAATAGATTTTAAATATGCAGATGCATTATCTACTGCGGATAATATAATTACATTTAGATATGTTGTAAGAAAAATTGCAGATGATTTAGGATTACTTGCTAGTTTCATGCCAAAACCAGTTGAAGGAATAGCTGGTTCAGGAATGCATTTAAACATGTCTTTATTTAAAGGTGATAAAAATATATTTTTTGATCCAGATGCTAAAAACCAACTAAGTGATGAAGCTGTTTATTTTGTAGGGGGATTATTAAAACATGCAAAAGGACTAACTGCAATTACTAATCCATTAGTTAATTCATATAAACGTTTAGTTCCTGGATATGAAGCTCCTGTATATATAGCATGGTCACATCAGAATAGAAGTCCTCTTGTAAGAATACCTGCAAAAAGAGGTCTATCTACAAGAGTAGAGCTAAGAAATCCAGATCCTGCATGTAATCCTTATTTAGCATTAGCTACAGTATTGATGGCAGGACTTGACGGAATAGAAAATAAGATAGAACCACCAAAGTCAGTTAACAAAAATATATATGCAATGGATTTAGATGAAAGACTAGAAAAAGATATACAAGCTCTCCCAATGAGTTTATATGAAGCTATAAAGGAACTTATGAATGATGATATTGTAAAAGATGCTTTAGGTAAGCATGTGACTGAAAAGTTCATATCAGGTAAACTTAAAGAATGGAATTCATACAGAGAAAAAGTTCATAAATGGGAAATAGATGAATATTTAAGAGGATATTAA
- a CDS encoding amidohydrolase, protein MKILIKNCTALLMNGNDEIIENISIGIEGDKIKYIGKIPNDFNADKTIDATNKLVMPGLINAHTHIPMSLFRNYADDIPFWEWLTERIWPLEKRLTGEHVYWGSMLSIAEMIMSGITSFSDMYFLTDGIPRAVEETGVRGVLSKGLVGKDEDDNREFEEIREFIKIWNEKADGRITTRIAPHAPYSCLPGYMRRAIELAKEYNLGIHVHLSESKKEIEDSYKAFGKSPIQHVNDIGLFELPTLAAHCVYVSDEDIKILAEKNVCVVNNPGSNLKLGNGFAPVDKMLKSGVNLALGTDGSASNNNLNMFEEINLAALINKGINTDPTSVPASTAIKMATINGAKGIGLESEIGSIEINKKADIILIDLNKPHLYPRYNLMSSLAYSVQASDVDTVIVDGKILMENRELKTIDIEKVIYNSEKMAKDLIER, encoded by the coding sequence ATGAAAATATTAATAAAAAATTGTACTGCATTATTGATGAATGGAAATGATGAAATTATAGAAAATATTAGTATAGGCATAGAAGGAGATAAAATAAAGTATATAGGAAAAATTCCTAATGATTTCAATGCAGATAAAACTATAGATGCTACAAATAAATTAGTAATGCCTGGACTAATAAATGCACATACTCATATACCAATGTCTTTATTTAGAAATTATGCAGATGATATTCCATTTTGGGAGTGGCTTACAGAAAGAATTTGGCCTTTAGAAAAAAGATTAACAGGAGAGCATGTATATTGGGGTTCAATGCTTAGCATAGCTGAGATGATAATGTCTGGAATTACAAGTTTTTCTGATATGTATTTTCTTACAGATGGTATACCAAGAGCTGTTGAAGAAACAGGAGTAAGAGGAGTATTGTCTAAAGGGTTGGTAGGAAAAGATGAAGACGATAATAGAGAATTTGAAGAAATAAGAGAGTTCATAAAAATATGGAATGAAAAAGCAGATGGTAGAATAACTACAAGAATAGCTCCTCATGCACCTTACTCATGTTTGCCTGGATATATGAGAAGAGCTATAGAATTAGCTAAAGAATATAATCTTGGTATTCATGTACATCTTTCAGAAAGTAAGAAGGAGATTGAAGATAGTTATAAAGCATTTGGAAAATCACCTATACAGCATGTAAATGATATAGGCCTATTTGAACTTCCCACACTAGCAGCTCATTGTGTATACGTATCTGATGAAGATATAAAAATATTAGCTGAGAAAAATGTTTGTGTAGTAAACAACCCTGGAAGTAATCTAAAATTAGGAAATGGATTTGCACCAGTAGATAAAATGTTAAAATCAGGAGTAAATCTAGCTCTTGGTACAGATGGATCAGCTAGTAACAATAACTTAAACATGTTTGAAGAAATAAATCTTGCTGCTTTAATTAATAAAGGAATTAATACTGATCCTACTTCAGTTCCGGCATCTACAGCTATTAAAATGGCAACTATAAATGGAGCTAAAGGAATAGGACTTGAAAGTGAAATAGGTTCAATAGAAATTAATAAAAAAGCAGATATAATATTAATTGATTTAAACAAACCACATTTATATCCAAGATATAACTTGATGTCTTCTTTAGCATATTCGGTGCAAGCTTCAGACGTAGATACAGTTATCGTAGATGGTAAGATATTAATGGAAAATAGAGAATTGAAAACTATAGACATTGAAAAAGTAATCTATAATTCTGAAAAAATGGCAAAAGATTTAATTGAAAGATAA
- a CDS encoding ferrous iron transporter B, whose product MSKQLSVNYEDTIENSINEITEALKGDYILSKRSIALLLLQEDEDVVNMVKDQEVNNFHSIRDIIKETKSQFEKPLSYVISIYRQNKVEELADSVVTKKETSNNSISNTLSKLTMNPITGIPILLLVVYFGLYKFVGVFGAGTVVDFLEANIFEAYINPFVDKIVNGLIPWHWLQDLIANEYGIITLGFRYAIAIVLPIVGAFFLVFSIIEDSGYLPRLAMLVDRVFKKIGLNGRAVIPMVLGFGCDTMATMVSRTLETKRERVIATLLLALAIPCSAQLGVILALLSGNKIALLIWIIFMIFVFLFIGYLASKVIPGEKPSFYMEVPPLRMPRISNVLSKTYTRMQWYFIEIIPLFIFASVLIWIGNITGLFDMIVRGLEPVVGLLGLPKETSKIFLFGFFRRDYGAAGLFDLQKDSILNARNLVVSAATLTLFVPCVAQFAVMIKERGWKTAFIMGAFIIVVAFGSGYILNMILSTLGVLG is encoded by the coding sequence ATGTCAAAACAGCTTAGTGTTAATTATGAAGATACTATAGAAAATTCAATAAATGAAATTACGGAAGCATTAAAAGGTGACTATATTCTATCTAAGAGATCCATTGCTCTTTTATTACTACAAGAGGATGAAGATGTAGTTAATATGGTAAAAGATCAAGAAGTAAATAACTTTCATAGTATAAGAGATATTATAAAAGAAACTAAATCACAATTTGAAAAGCCACTTAGCTATGTTATCTCTATTTATAGACAAAATAAAGTTGAGGAGTTAGCTGATTCAGTAGTTACAAAAAAAGAGACAAGCAATAATAGTATATCTAATACTTTAAGTAAATTAACTATGAATCCTATAACTGGAATACCAATTTTATTATTAGTTGTTTATTTTGGGTTATATAAATTTGTAGGTGTATTTGGAGCAGGTACTGTAGTTGATTTTCTTGAAGCTAACATATTTGAAGCATATATAAATCCATTTGTTGATAAGATAGTAAACGGGCTTATTCCATGGCATTGGTTACAAGATTTAATAGCAAATGAATATGGTATTATAACATTAGGTTTTAGATATGCAATAGCAATAGTTTTACCAATAGTTGGAGCTTTCTTCTTAGTTTTCTCGATAATTGAAGATAGCGGTTATTTACCTAGACTTGCAATGTTAGTTGATAGAGTATTTAAAAAGATAGGACTAAATGGTAGAGCTGTAATTCCTATGGTATTAGGATTTGGTTGTGATACTATGGCAACAATGGTTAGTAGAACTTTAGAGACAAAGAGGGAAAGAGTAATTGCTACATTGTTATTAGCTTTAGCTATACCATGTTCAGCTCAATTAGGGGTCATTTTAGCTTTACTATCTGGAAATAAAATTGCCTTACTTATATGGATTATATTTATGATATTTGTATTTTTATTTATTGGATACCTTGCATCTAAAGTTATACCAGGTGAAAAACCTAGCTTCTATATGGAAGTCCCACCTTTAAGGATGCCTAGAATAAGTAATGTATTATCAAAAACATATACTAGAATGCAATGGTATTTCATAGAGATAATTCCCCTTTTCATTTTTGCTAGTGTTCTTATATGGATCGGAAATATAACAGGATTATTTGATATGATAGTAAGAGGATTGGAACCTGTAGTAGGGTTATTAGGGCTTCCAAAAGAAACATCTAAAATATTCTTATTCGGATTCTTTAGAAGGGATTACGGAGCAGCTGGATTATTTGATTTACAAAAAGATTCTATTTTAAATGCTAGAAATTTAGTGGTTTCTGCTGCTACATTAACATTATTTGTTCCATGTGTTGCTCAGTTTGCAGTAATGATAAAAGAAAGAGGATGGAAAACAGCATTTATTATGGGAGCATTTATAATAGTTGTTGCTTTTGGATCCGGATATATATTAAACATGATATTATCTACACTTGGGGTACTTGGATAA
- the alr gene encoding alanine racemase, whose amino-acid sequence MINDLQEIRPVWLEINIDNLIHNLEEIKRVVNKNSSIMAVVKADAYGHGATTIAHMLSDNGINKFAVATLSEAIELRESGIDDEILIMGYTPNSQLKYVIEYDIIQTIYNYDSAYILSNLANNINKIAKIHIKIDTGMNRLGFKPIEKNIYEIEKINKLSGLEIQGIFSHFAKSDEKDKSFSHEQFKIFENIIHELENRGVYIKIKHISNSGAIIDLPEYNFDIVRAGIMLYGLYPSQDVNKNIVNLKPVMSLKAKISNIKTVCEGTGVSYGQTYVTNKETKIATIPIGYADGFTRLLSGNHEVTINDKKAPVIGRICMDQCMVDVSFIDNIDIESEVTIFGYGKNITTVDDIAEKLGTINYEVMCMMNRRIPRVYIKDKKVVKILDYLL is encoded by the coding sequence ATGATAAATGATTTACAAGAGATTAGACCAGTATGGTTAGAAATAAACATAGATAATTTAATTCATAATTTAGAAGAGATAAAAAGAGTAGTTAATAAGAATAGTTCCATTATGGCAGTTGTAAAAGCAGATGCTTATGGACACGGTGCTACTACAATAGCTCATATGCTTTCAGATAATGGAATAAATAAGTTTGCTGTGGCAACACTATCAGAAGCAATAGAATTAAGAGAATCTGGAATTGATGATGAGATATTGATAATGGGATATACGCCTAACAGTCAACTTAAATATGTTATAGAATATGATATTATACAGACTATATATAATTATGATTCTGCTTATATTCTTTCAAACTTAGCCAATAATATAAATAAAATAGCAAAAATACACATAAAAATAGATACAGGCATGAATAGATTAGGTTTTAAACCTATAGAAAAAAATATATATGAAATAGAAAAAATAAATAAATTAAGTGGACTTGAGATACAAGGGATTTTTTCTCATTTTGCTAAATCTGATGAAAAAGATAAATCATTTTCACATGAACAATTTAAGATATTTGAAAATATAATACATGAGTTAGAAAATAGAGGCGTATATATAAAGATAAAGCACATCTCTAATAGTGGAGCTATAATAGATTTACCTGAATATAATTTTGATATAGTAAGAGCAGGAATTATGCTTTATGGTTTATATCCATCTCAAGATGTAAATAAGAATATAGTTAACTTAAAGCCAGTTATGTCATTGAAAGCTAAAATTTCGAATATAAAAACCGTGTGTGAAGGTACAGGTGTTAGTTATGGTCAAACTTATGTAACAAACAAAGAGACTAAAATAGCAACCATACCTATAGGATACGCAGATGGATTTACTAGATTGTTATCAGGAAACCATGAGGTTACTATTAACGATAAAAAAGCTCCTGTTATAGGTAGAATATGTATGGATCAGTGTATGGTAGATGTTAGTTTTATAGATAATATTGATATAGAGAGTGAAGTAACTATATTTGGTTATGGAAAAAATATAACAACTGTAGATGATATTGCGGAAAAACTTGGAACGATAAATTATGAAGTTATGTGTATGATGAACAGAAGAATACCTAGAGTATATATAAAAGATAAAAAAGTAGTAAAAATATTAGATTATCTACTATAA
- a CDS encoding DUF1450 domain-containing protein → MTKHNIKFCENNFQYETDKIVKILEDDFSDVEVEVSSCLGYCGDCATSPFALIDDVFVNTDTQEELLEEIKSYIE, encoded by the coding sequence ATGACAAAACATAATATAAAATTTTGTGAAAATAACTTTCAATATGAAACAGATAAAATTGTAAAAATACTAGAAGACGATTTTAGTGACGTTGAAGTAGAAGTATCATCTTGCTTAGGATATTGTGGAGACTGTGCTACTTCACCCTTTGCATTAATTGATGATGTCTTTGTGAATACTGATACACAAGAAGAATTGCTAGAAGAAATAAAATCTTATATAGAATAA
- a CDS encoding glycosyltransferase, producing MNVLHLIFSMEKGGAETYLINLIKNSKENVKYFIVCDHKGYNHRKLEELDVEVEIIPMNSVYDIKSAHKIASYCKKNKIDIIQAHFLRESFIAVLAKLFYPKLRVVWTTHFIYEYSGLINKLNKVFAKFADRIISVSNAVKKSLENENINSKKITTIYNGVDTEYFKPIAVNNIREEFNIDKDELLLITAARFEKIKGHDFLIDGLYELKNKGIQFKCLLVGDGSEKNNLENKIKELELEENIIFTGYREDIPSLLSASDIYISPSINEAISFSILEALSCNIPAIATNVGGVPEIFEQSNCGAMIEYGDKEALANSILELYSNKDEYLEKKKNARKLVIDKFSITNMVEKTVELYENSIS from the coding sequence GTGAATGTTTTACATCTTATTTTTAGCATGGAAAAAGGTGGAGCTGAGACTTATTTAATTAATTTAATAAAAAACTCGAAAGAGAATGTAAAATATTTTATAGTATGTGATCATAAAGGATATAACCATAGGAAATTAGAAGAACTTGACGTTGAGGTAGAAATTATACCTATGAATAGTGTTTATGATATAAAATCTGCCCACAAGATAGCTTCATATTGTAAAAAAAATAAAATAGATATAATACAGGCTCACTTTTTAAGAGAAAGTTTCATTGCAGTTTTAGCTAAGTTATTTTATCCTAAGTTGAGGGTAGTTTGGACTACCCACTTTATATATGAGTATAGTGGTTTAATTAATAAGCTTAATAAAGTATTTGCTAAATTTGCTGATAGAATAATATCAGTCTCTAATGCGGTAAAAAAATCACTAGAAAATGAAAATATCAATTCTAAAAAAATTACTACCATATACAATGGAGTTGATACAGAATATTTTAAACCTATTGCTGTAAACAATATAAGAGAGGAATTTAATATAGATAAAGATGAATTACTTTTAATTACAGCTGCAAGATTTGAGAAGATTAAAGGACATGATTTTTTAATTGATGGACTTTATGAACTAAAAAATAAAGGTATTCAATTTAAATGTTTATTAGTAGGAGATGGAAGTGAAAAGAATAATTTAGAAAATAAGATAAAAGAGTTAGAATTAGAGGAGAATATCATATTTACTGGTTATAGAGAAGATATACCAAGTCTTTTATCTGCTAGTGATATTTATATTTCACCATCTATAAATGAAGCTATATCATTTTCAATACTTGAGGCATTGTCTTGCAATATACCAGCTATAGCTACTAATGTTGGAGGTGTTCCAGAAATATTTGAACAAAGCAACTGTGGAGCTATGATTGAATATGGAGATAAAGAAGCTTTGGCAAATAGTATATTAGAATTGTACAGTAATAAAGATGAATACTTGGAAAAGAAAAAGAATGCTAGGAAATTAGTAATAGATAAGTTTTCTATAACTAATATGGTAGAAAAAACAGTAGAACTTTACGAAAATAGTATAAGTTAA
- a CDS encoding FeoB small GTPase domain-containing protein, whose product MDCCQNKTPWYKKMASILIGHNCEGEVNHNTNGLEKIALVGSPNVGKSVIFNRFTGAYVTVSNYPGTTVEVSRGKGKIKGNEYEVIDTPGMYSLMCITEEEKVTRDLLFTEKPKVVIHVIDAKNIKRMLPLTIQLIEAGIDVILVLNIMDEAERMGLKIDVNKLEKELGIPVVPTIAATNKGIDKLKERVDKYVKTA is encoded by the coding sequence ATGGATTGTTGTCAAAATAAAACACCATGGTATAAAAAAATGGCTTCTATATTAATTGGTCACAATTGTGAAGGAGAAGTTAATCATAATACTAATGGTTTAGAAAAAATTGCATTAGTAGGTAGTCCTAATGTAGGTAAGAGTGTTATATTCAATAGATTTACTGGAGCATATGTAACTGTATCTAACTATCCAGGAACAACTGTTGAAGTTTCAAGAGGCAAAGGTAAAATAAAGGGGAATGAGTATGAAGTTATAGATACTCCAGGGATGTATTCACTAATGTGTATAACTGAGGAAGAAAAAGTAACAAGAGATTTGTTGTTTACAGAAAAACCAAAAGTAGTTATACATGTTATTGATGCTAAAAATATAAAAAGAATGTTACCATTAACAATTCAGCTAATCGAGGCTGGTATTGATGTTATCTTAGTCTTAAATATTATGGATGAAGCAGAACGTATGGGGTTAAAAATAGATGTGAATAAATTAGAAAAAGAGTTAGGCATACCAGTTGTACCAACTATTGCTGCAACAAATAAAGGTATAGATAAGCTAAAAGAGAGGGTAGATAAATATGTCAAAACAGCTTAG
- a CDS encoding FeoA family protein, protein MSNKIQSMKLVPIVDLKKGDSGIIADLDTKDANILRKLMAMGILPGMNLSMIQTFPSLVFQVGYTQVAVDKEIASVILVEK, encoded by the coding sequence ATGAGCAATAAAATACAATCTATGAAACTAGTTCCCATAGTAGATTTAAAGAAAGGTGACTCTGGAATTATAGCTGACTTAGATACTAAAGATGCAAATATTCTTAGAAAACTAATGGCTATGGGAATATTGCCAGGAATGAATTTAAGTATGATACAGACATTTCCTAGTCTAGTATTTCAAGTGGGATATACTCAAGTTGCAGTTGATAAAGAAATAGCATCAGTTATATTAGTTGAAAAATAA
- a CDS encoding LolA family protein — MRKLLVGFISILLVFFTGCSEPTDEESLYDIQKTLNQIEDYSCVAEISIKGNKKPEKYKVKHTFKKPNKYISEILEPKNNKGNMTIYNGKQAYLYSPQINQLTILKDYKQLQDEMLFIGYFLRILITTENPQIMSDTLDEKEYMTVKAEIPGNNMYRKYEQIWIDKKTHLPYKLIIVDDKGETLVEVKYSEVKYNIGINDDKFNMELK, encoded by the coding sequence ATGAGAAAACTATTAGTTGGTTTTATTAGTATTTTACTAGTCTTTTTTACAGGTTGTTCTGAGCCAACTGATGAAGAAAGTTTATATGATATACAAAAAACTCTAAATCAAATAGAAGATTATAGCTGTGTAGCAGAAATAAGTATAAAAGGTAATAAAAAGCCAGAAAAGTACAAAGTTAAACATACTTTTAAAAAGCCTAATAAATACATATCAGAAATATTAGAGCCAAAAAATAACAAAGGAAATATGACAATTTATAATGGAAAACAAGCTTATTTATATAGTCCTCAAATAAATCAGCTTACTATACTTAAAGATTATAAACAACTTCAAGATGAAATGCTTTTTATAGGTTATTTTTTAAGAATTTTAATTACTACAGAAAATCCCCAGATTATGTCAGATACATTAGATGAAAAAGAATATATGACAGTAAAAGCAGAAATACCAGGAAATAATATGTATAGAAAGTATGAACAAATTTGGATAGATAAAAAAACTCACTTACCATATAAGTTGATTATAGTTGATGATAAAGGGGAAACTCTGGTTGAGGTTAAATATTCTGAAGTTAAGTATAATATTGGGATAAATGATGACAAATTTAATATGGAACTAAAGTAA